From a region of the Calonectris borealis chromosome 2, bCalBor7.hap1.2, whole genome shotgun sequence genome:
- the GMNN gene encoding geminin, with the protein MNSKMKQKLNAEKSSGSLQKYLTDTTCSAAPRQTLKMIQPSATGCLIGRRNEKKSSVKRKLWNNKFTSKACKAEVSVDKEQENENMNDVIQAVDLMIKGSPSSQYWKEVAEERRKALYEVLQENEKLHKEIEQKDGEIACLKEENEELMSLVEHVHYMTSIIERLTGQAPDNLETLKSLALEESKEENEELNCGDDADSASEEGPSQVSCGLRESISDLASKEANHLQLE; encoded by the exons ATGAAttccaaaatgaaacagaaactgAACGCAGAAAAGTCATCAGGATCTTTGCAG AAGTACCTCACAGACACCACATGCAGTGCTGCCCCAAGACAGACTCTTAAAATGATTCAACCTTCAGCAACAGGTTGCCTGATTGGCAGACGTAATGAG AAGAAATCTTCAGTCAAAAGGAAACTCTGGAATAACAAGTTCACCTCAAAGGCTTGTAAAGCTGAGGTGTCTGTGGACAAGGAGCAGGAAAATGAGAATATGAATGATGTCATTCAAGCTGTAGATCTCATGATAAAAG GCAGTCCTTCATCTCAGTATTGGAAAGAAGTGgctgaagaaaggaggaaggcTCTGTATGAAGTgcttcaagaaaatgaaaag TTGCACAAAGAAATCGAACAGAAGGATGGTGAAATTGCCtgcctaaaagaagaaaatgaagagctAATGTCCCTTGTTGAACATGTGCATTATATGACCAGCATAATTGAG AGGCTAACTGGGCAAGCACCTGACAATCTTGAGAcactgaagagcctggctctaGAGGaatccaaagaagaaaatgaagagctTAACTGTGGAGATGATGCAGACAGCGCTTCTGAAGAAGGGCCATCACAAGTATCGTGTGGCTTAAGGGAGAGTATATCAGATCTTGCTTCAAAGGAAGCAAATCATTTGCAACTGGAATGA
- the C2H6orf62 gene encoding uncharacterized protein C6orf62 homolog isoform X2, which produces MGDPNSRKKQALNRLRAQLRKKKESLADQFDFKMYIAFVFKDKKKKSALFEVSEVIPVMTNNYEENILKGVRDSSYSLESSLELLQKDVVQLHAPRYQSMRRDVIGCTQEMDFILWPRNDIEKIVCLLFSRWKGSDEPFRPVQAKFEFHHGDYEKQFLHVLSRKDKTGIVVNNPNQSVFLFIDRQHLQMFSAWTL; this is translated from the exons ATGGGGGACCCAAACTCCCGGAAGAAACAAGCTCTGAACAGACTTCGTGCTcagcttagaaagaaaaaagaatctttaGCTGACCAGTTTGACTTCAAGATGTACATTGCCTTTGTGTTCAAAGACAAG aagaaaaagtcAGCGCTTTTTGAAGTGTCTGAAGTGATACCAGTCATGACCAATAATTATGAAGAAAATATCCTGAAAGGTGTGCGGGATTCCAGCTATTCTTTGGAAAGTTCCTTAGAGCTTCTGCAGAAGGATGTAGTACAGCTTCATGCACCCCGCTACCAGTCTATGCGCAGG GATGTGATCGGCTGTACCCAGGAGATGGACTTCATTCTTTGGCCTCGTAATGATATTGAGAAGATAGTCTGTCTCCTGTTTTCTCGGTGGAAGGGATCTGATGAACCCTTTAGGCCTGTTcag GCCAAGTTTGAATTTCATCACGGTGACTATGAAAAACAGTTTCTGCATGTTCTGAGCCGAAAGGACAAGACTGGAATTGTTGTCAACAACCCTAACCAGTCAGTGTTTCTCTTCATTGACAGACAGCACTTGCAG atgttttctgCGTGGACCTTGTGA
- the C2H6orf62 gene encoding uncharacterized protein C6orf62 homolog isoform X3, producing MLRVWARKKKSALFEVSEVIPVMTNNYEENILKGVRDSSYSLESSLELLQKDVVQLHAPRYQSMRRDVIGCTQEMDFILWPRNDIEKIVCLLFSRWKGSDEPFRPVQAKFEFHHGDYEKQFLHVLSRKDKTGIVVNNPNQSVFLFIDRQHLQTPKNKATIFKLCSICLYLPQEQLTHWTVGTIEDHLRPYMPE from the exons atgctgcGCGTCTGGGCCAGG aagaaaaagtcAGCGCTTTTTGAAGTGTCTGAAGTGATACCAGTCATGACCAATAATTATGAAGAAAATATCCTGAAAGGTGTGCGGGATTCCAGCTATTCTTTGGAAAGTTCCTTAGAGCTTCTGCAGAAGGATGTAGTACAGCTTCATGCACCCCGCTACCAGTCTATGCGCAGG GATGTGATCGGCTGTACCCAGGAGATGGACTTCATTCTTTGGCCTCGTAATGATATTGAGAAGATAGTCTGTCTCCTGTTTTCTCGGTGGAAGGGATCTGATGAACCCTTTAGGCCTGTTcag GCCAAGTTTGAATTTCATCACGGTGACTATGAAAAACAGTTTCTGCATGTTCTGAGCCGAAAGGACAAGACTGGAATTGTTGTCAACAACCCTAACCAGTCAGTGTTTCTCTTCATTGACAGACAGCACTTGCAG ACTCCAAAAAACAAAGCTACAATCTTCAAGTTATGCAGCATCTGCCTGTACCTGCCACAGGAGCAGCTCACTCACTGGACAGTTGGTACCATAGAGGATCACCTCCGTCCTTACATGCCAGAGTAA
- the C2H6orf62 gene encoding uncharacterized protein C6orf62 homolog isoform X1 gives MGDPNSRKKQALNRLRAQLRKKKESLADQFDFKMYIAFVFKDKKKKSALFEVSEVIPVMTNNYEENILKGVRDSSYSLESSLELLQKDVVQLHAPRYQSMRRDVIGCTQEMDFILWPRNDIEKIVCLLFSRWKGSDEPFRPVQAKFEFHHGDYEKQFLHVLSRKDKTGIVVNNPNQSVFLFIDRQHLQTPKNKATIFKLCSICLYLPQEQLTHWTVGTIEDHLRPYMPE, from the exons ATGGGGGACCCAAACTCCCGGAAGAAACAAGCTCTGAACAGACTTCGTGCTcagcttagaaagaaaaaagaatctttaGCTGACCAGTTTGACTTCAAGATGTACATTGCCTTTGTGTTCAAAGACAAG aagaaaaagtcAGCGCTTTTTGAAGTGTCTGAAGTGATACCAGTCATGACCAATAATTATGAAGAAAATATCCTGAAAGGTGTGCGGGATTCCAGCTATTCTTTGGAAAGTTCCTTAGAGCTTCTGCAGAAGGATGTAGTACAGCTTCATGCACCCCGCTACCAGTCTATGCGCAGG GATGTGATCGGCTGTACCCAGGAGATGGACTTCATTCTTTGGCCTCGTAATGATATTGAGAAGATAGTCTGTCTCCTGTTTTCTCGGTGGAAGGGATCTGATGAACCCTTTAGGCCTGTTcag GCCAAGTTTGAATTTCATCACGGTGACTATGAAAAACAGTTTCTGCATGTTCTGAGCCGAAAGGACAAGACTGGAATTGTTGTCAACAACCCTAACCAGTCAGTGTTTCTCTTCATTGACAGACAGCACTTGCAG ACTCCAAAAAACAAAGCTACAATCTTCAAGTTATGCAGCATCTGCCTGTACCTGCCACAGGAGCAGCTCACTCACTGGACAGTTGGTACCATAGAGGATCACCTCCGTCCTTACATGCCAGAGTAA